From one Salmo trutta unplaced genomic scaffold, fSalTru1.1, whole genome shotgun sequence genomic stretch:
- the LOC115185803 gene encoding synaptotagmin-like protein 1 — translation MEGEGELLDLSHLSEAEQTSILEVLLRDSDLRCLDEGRVRTLQQKEADPVRLRLLSGAWFHEERTKRYRDTKDGVDIVQASIRGRKPRTDLSVSGVFKWQTEDAPPTNNNDPSSQIEDKKEEDDKRSNRSPLTARPRPKPRSPNPQDTDSVSSVVTEADLMPLRPGISISTLSLQSNYTLSGSMMSLFSSGEFGAVEVKGRVLFSLDYDTQREKLQVRVCRCEGLAAAHKNHSDPYAKAYLLPDKSSHSKKKTTVKKKTLNPVFDQTLKYKMSVSEVRGRTLNLSVWHAAPLGRNLFLGEVELELAHWDWTHTDPDWYQLQPRLQCSPESISSRGNIRLSIKFTPAGSEGGGLPPSGELHIWLRQAQGLLSTKGGAIDSFVKSYVLPDAGRLSGQKTRMVKRSISPIYNHSMVYEGFQPADLREACAELTVWHREGIKTYLLGGVRLSPGTGLSYGAAVCWMDSTEEEVTMWTSMILNPNHWIDTTLPIRTNLANRQK, via the exons atggagggagaaggggagttGTTGGACTTGAGCCACCTCTCAGAGGCAGAGCAGACATCCATCTTGGAAGTGTTACTAAGGGACTCGGATCTGCGTTGCCTTGACGAGGGGCGTGTAAG GACCCTGCAGCAGAAAGAGGCGGACCCAGTGCGTCTGAGGTTGCTGTCGGGGGCGTGGTTTCATGAGGAGAGGACCAAGCGCTACCGAGACACAAAGGATGGTGTTGACATCGTACAGGCATCCATACGAGGCAGGAAGCCAAGAACAg ATTTGTCTGTGAGTGGGGTGTTTAAATGGCAGACAGAAGATGCTCCTCCCACTAACAACAACGACCCCAGCTCTCAGATAGAGGACAAGAAAGAGGAGGATGACAAGAGAAG TAACAGGAGTCCACTTACAGCCAGACCCAGACCCAAACCCAGGAGCCCAAACCCACAG gatacaGACTCTGTGTCCAGTGTTGTGACAGAAGCTGATCTGATGCCTCTAAGGCCTGGGATCTCCATCAGCACTCTAAGTTTGCAGTCTAACTACACA ctaagtGGCAGTATGATGAGTCTGTTCAGTTCTGGGGAGTTTGGGGCAGTGGAGGTGAAGGGGCGTGTCCTGTTCTCGTTGGACTATGACACTCAGAGGGAGAAGCTACAGGTCAGAGTGTGTCGTTGTGAAGGCCTGGCTGCTGCACACAAGAACCACTCCGACCC gtacGCAAAGGCCTATCTCCTGCCTGATAAGTCTTCTCACAGTAAGAAGAAAACAACAGTAAAGAAAAAGACCCTCAACCCAGTCTTTGACCAGACACTGAAA TATAAGATGAGCGTGTCAGAGGTACGTGGCAGGACTCTGAACCTGTCTGTGTGGCACGCTGCCCCCCTGGGTAGAAACCTGTTCCTAGGAGAGGTAGAACTGGAGCTGGCTCACTGggactggacacacacagaccctGACTGGTACCAACTACAGCCACGG tTGCAGTGTAGTCCAGAGTCTATCAGTAGTCGAGGAAACATCAGGCTCTCTATCAAGTTCACCCCAGCAGGATCTGAGG gtggaGGTCTACCTCCATCTGGGGAGCTACACATTTGGCTGCGGCAGGCGCAGGGTCTTCTCTCCACCAAAGGTGGCGCCATCGACTCCTTCGTCAAGAG CTACGTGCTGCCGGACGCCGGCCGGTTGAGCGGTCAGAAGACCCGGATGGTCAAGCGGTCAATCAGTCCAATCTACAACCACAGTATGGTGTACGAAGGGTTCCAACCTGCTGACCTGAGGGAGGCCTGCGCAGAGCTGACCGTCTGGCACCGTGAAGGGATTAAAACTTACCTGCTGGGAGGGGTCAGACTCAGCCCTGGGACAG gtctGAGCTACGGGGCGGCAGTGTGTTGGATGGATTCAACAGAGGAGGAAGTCACCATGTGGACGTCCATGATCCTGAACCCCAACCACTGGATAGATACTACACTACCTATCAGAACTAACCTGGCTAACCGCCAGAAGTAA